Below is a genomic region from Paraburkholderia phenazinium.
GTAACCGCATCGGGCTGCATTCGCCGAAGAACGGTTGACCGATTGGCCCGCGCAGGGGTGACGGCCACGCAGCACCGCATGAGCGTCACGCGGCGCTATGATCTCGGGAATGCCCGTTTGCGGGCCGCGGTTCGCAACCCCCGTGACGCGGGCCACTCCGTTTCGGGTGAAGCGATCGCAACACCCCCGCCCCTACTACAACACGACAAGACGCCCACGATGACGCGCCGCGCCGACCGCCTGTTCCAGATCGCCGAACTGCTCCGCGGCCGGCGTCTGACTACCGCGCAACAGCTCGCGGACTGGCTGCATATCTCGCCGCGCACGGTCTACCGGGACGTGCGCGATCTGCAACTCTCAGGCGTGCCGATCGAAGGGGAAGCGGGAATCGGCTACCGCCTGAACCGCTCGGCGAGCTTGCCGCCGCTCACCTTCACCGTCGACGAACTCGCTGCGCTCGCCGCCGGCGCACGCATGCTCGAAACATGGGGTGGTGCGAGCTTCGCCAAGGGCGCCCGCGGCGCGCTGGCGAAGATCGCCTCGACCATGCCCGCTGACAAGCGCGCGACGCTCGACCGGCTGCCGATCTTTGCGCCTTCGTTTCACATCAAGGGTGAATTCGCGGAGAAGGTCGATGCGCTGCATCTGGCCATCGACCGCAACCGGATCGTGAGTTTTGCGTATCGCGATCGCAAAGGCGCGCAAACCGAGCGGCGCGTCTGGCCGCTCGGGCTCTTTTATTGGGGTGCGCGCTGGACCATCGGCGCGTGGTGTGAGTTGCGCGGAGACTTCCGCAATTTCGACGTCGAAGAGATTCGCGAACTGCAGGTAGTCGAGCCGTTCCCCGATATGGAGGGCAGACGGCTCGCGGATTTTCTGAGGCACGTCGAGGTGAAACAGCGCTAACTGCAGCGACAGCGTTCAAGGCCGCATACCGTTGCGGCCCCAACCCTCACTCCACCGACTTCACCATATCCTCGATCACCTTCTTCGCATCGCCGAAGACCATCATGGTCTTGTCCATGTAGAACAGATCGTTGTCGAGACCCGCATAACCGGCCGCCATCGAACGCTTGTTGACGATCACCGTGCGCGCCTTGTACGCCTCGATAATCGGCATGCCCGCAATCGGCGACTTCGGATCGTTCTTCGCCGCCGGATTCACCACGTCGTTCGCGCCGAGCACCAGCACCACGTCCACTTGGCCGAACTCGCTGTTGATGTCATCCATCTCGTAGACCATGTCGTAGGAGACTTCGGCTTCAGCGAGCAGCACGTTCATGTGCCCCGGCATGCGGCCCGCCACCGGGTGGATCGCGTACCGCACATCAATGCCCTTTTCGGTCAGCTTGTCCGTAAGTTCTTTCAGCGCATGCTGCGCCCGTGCCACCGCCAGACCATACCCCGGCACGATCACCACGGTTTCAGCGTTGCCCAGCATGAACGACGCATCCTCGGCCGAACCCGACTTGACCGGCCGCTGTTCCTGGGCTCCGCCCGCAGCCGCCGCGCCCGCCTCCGCGCCAAAGCCGCCCAGCAGCACATTGAAGAACGAGCGGTTCATCGCGTGACACATGATGTACGACAGGATCGCACCGGACGACCCCACCAGCGAGCCTGCGATGATCAGCATCGGGTTATTCAGCGAGAACCCGATGCCCGCCGCCGCCCAGCCCGAATACGAGTTGAGCATCGACACGACCACCGGCATATCCGCGCCGCCGATCGGGATGATGATCAGCACGCCCAGCGCGAACGCGATCAGCGTCATGATGATGAACGGCAGCCACGCTTGCGTCAGAAAGAAGATCACGCCGAAGCCGATCATGCCGATCGCCAGCATCAGGTTGATCAGATGCTGACCCGGATACACCACCGGCGCGCCCTGAAACAGGCGGAACTTGTACTTGCCCGAGAGCTTGCCGAACGCGATCACTGAACCGGAGAACGTGATCGCCCCGACGAAGGTGCCGATAAAGAGCTCAATCCGGTTGCCGTACGGCAGAAACCCCGGGATCGGATTGTCCGGATCGACGAGGCCGAACGCCGATGGCTCCGAGACGACCGCATAGGCAATGCACACGGCAGCGAGACCGATCAGCGAGTGCATGGCGGCGACCAGTTCGGGCATCTTGGTCATCTCGACGCGCGCGGCGACGAACGCTCCGATCGCGCCGCCTACCACCAGCGCCGCGAACAGCAGTCCGAGGCCCAGCCCGAGATTCGAGCCGAGTCCGGCCGCCTGCTTGAGGATCAACGCGATGGTGGTGAGGATCGCGATCGCCATCCCGGCCATACCGAACGTATTGCCGATGCGCGCGGTCTTCGGATTCGAGAGCCCTTTGAGCGCCTGAATGAAGCAGACCGAAGCAACCAGATAAAGCAGCGTGACGACGTTCAGACTCATTGCGCCTTCTCCTTTGCCGCTGCGGGGAGCTTCTTCGGCTCTTTCTTCTTGAACATCTCCAGCATTCGCCTGGTGACGAGGAAGCCGCCGAACACGTTGACCGCTGCCAGCCCGACCGCCAGGGTCCCGAAGAACTTGCCTGTGCCGCCCACCGTCAGGCCGGCCGCAAGCATCGCGCCCACAATGACGATCGCGGAAATCGCGTTGGTCACGGCCATCAGCGGCGTATGCAGTGCCGGGGTGACGTTCCAGACCACGTGGTAGCCCACGTAGATCGCCAGGATGAAGATGATCAGGTTGATGACCGTATGGTTGATGACTTCCATCGCCGGCTCCAGTTATGCCTTGCGCGTGACTTCGCCGTCACGGGCCAGCAGCGTGGCCGCGACGATGTCGTCCGCGAGATCGATGTTGAGTGCGCCTTCCTTGTTGATGATCAGCTTCAGGAAGTCGAGCAGGTTGCGTGCGTAGAGCGAGGAGGCGTCGGCGGCCACCATCGAGGCCAGGTTCGTGAAGCCGACGATCTGCACGCCGTTTCTGGTCACGATCTTGTCCGCCACGGTGAGCGGACAGTTGCCGCCGCGCTGGCCTTCGTACTCGGGGCCACGGCCGGCGGCCAGATCGATCAGCACGGAACCGGGTTTCATGGCCTGCACGGTTTCGACCGAGATCAGCGTCGGTGCAGGACGGCCGGGGATCAGCGCGGTCGTGATGACGATATCGGCCTGTTTGGCGCGTTCGTGGACCAGAGCGCTCTGGCGTTGGAGCCAGCTCGGCGGCATAGGGCGAGCATAACCGCCTACGCCCTGTGCGGCCTCGCGCTCCTCGTCGGTCTCATACGGCACGTCGAGAAACTTGGCGCCGAGCGATTCGATCTGCTCTTTCACCGCCGGACGCACGTCCGAGGCTTCGATCACCGCACCTAGGCGCTTGGCAGTCGCGATCGCCTGCAGACCCGCCACGCCGGCGCCGAGAATCAGCACACGCGCCGCTTTCACCGTGCCTGCGGCGGTCATCAGCATCGGCATGAAGCGGGGGTAGAGATCGGCGGCGAGCAGCACGGCCTTGTAGCCGGCAATGTTGGCTTGCGACGACAGCACGTCGAGGCTCTGCGCACGGGTCGTGCGCGGCGCGGCTTCCAGCGCGAATGCCGTTACACCAGCCGTTGCGAGCTTCGCCGCGTTGTCGGCATTGAAAGGATCGAGCATGCCCACCAGCACCGAGCCGCGTTTCAGATGCGGCAGCTCGGCTTCGGTTGGCGATTGGACCTTGAGGACGAGATCGGCGCCGAAGGCGGTGGCTGCATCGACGATCTCCGCGCCCACCGCGCTGAAAGCCTCGTCAGGAAAGCTGGCGCCAGTCCCGGCGCCGCTCTGGATCGTGACCCGGTGGCCCTGCGATACGTATTTCTTGACCGTCTCGGGGGTGGCGGCAACGCGTGTTTCATGCGCTCGCGTCTCGGCTGGCACTCCGATGTGCATCGTTGAATCCTCCTCGGCCTTCCTGTTGTTACGACAGAGCTGCCGACGAGGCACGCCGGCTTGAACTTGCAACGGCAACGACGCCACTGTAACCGAAACCGGGGGGTTCCCCGAAATCAGGGACAATCCGGGGGGCAGCCGACCGCTTCCGGGCAGCCAGCCGTCATAGACGGTAAAATACCGCCCCATGAATCCGGAAACCTGGGCTGCGCACGTCACCGTGGCCGCCATCGTCGAGCGCGACGGACGCTTCCTCCTCGTCGAGGAACATACGGACGACGGGCTGCGTCTGAACCAGCCCGCCGGCCATCTGGAGGCGGGCGAAACGCTCGTCGAAGCGGCCGTGCGCGAAACGCTCGAAGAATCCGCGCATCCGTTCACGCCCGAGGCCCTGGTAGGCGTCTATATGGCGCATTTCGGACGGCCCGCCGCTGCAGGCGCAGCGCAGGATGCGGGCGGTGGAAATACGGACGGCAGCGCGACTGGCGCCACTTATCTGCGCTTCACCTATTGCGGCAGTGCCGGGGCAGCCGATCCCAACCGCGCGCTCGATCCCGATATCGTCCGCACGCTGTGGATGAGCGCCGACGAGTTGCGCGCGTGCCCCGAGCGGCATCGCACCCCGCTCGTGATGCGCTGTATCGACGATTACCTCGCAGGCCGGCGTTTCCCGCTCGACTTCGTGCATACGCATTCGGTCGGGCCCACCCGATCAAGCAAGTCAGGCAACCCATGAGCAAGCAGAAAGTCGTAGTAGGCATGTCGGGCGGCGTCGATTCGTCGGTCACCGCATGGCTGCTCAAAGAGCAAGGTTACGACGTCGTCGGTCTTTTCATGAAGAACTGGGAAGACGATGACGACGGCGAATACTGCTCGACCCGGCAGGACTGGATCGACGTCGTTTCGGTGGCCGATCTGATTGGCATCGACGTCGAGGCGGTCAACTTCGCCGCCGAATACAAGGACCGCGTGTTCGCCGAATTCCTGCGCGAATACTCGGCCGGCCGCACGCCGAATCCGGACGTGCTGTGCAACGCCGAGATCAAGTTCAAGGCTTTCCTCGATCACGCCATGACGCTTGGCGCCGAGACCATTGCGACTGGCCACTACGCCCGCGTGCGCGAAGTCGAAGGCCGCTTTGAACTGCTAAAGGCGTTCGACCACACGAAAGATCAGTCGTACTTCCTGCATCGCCTGAATCAGGCGCAGTTGTCGAAGACGATGTTTCCGCTCGGCGAAATCCCCAAGACGAAGGTGCGTGAGATCGCCGAGCAGATCGGTCTGCCGAATGCGAAGAAGAAGGATTCGACCGGCATCTGCTTCATTGGCGAGCGGCCATTCCGCGATTTTCTGAACCGCTATCTGCCGACCAAACCAGGGCCCATGAAGACCACCGACGGCAAGGTGGTTGGCGAGCATATCGGCCTCGCGTTCTACACCTTCGGCCAGCGCAAGGGTATCGGTCTGGGCGGCAGCAAGGAAGGCAGCGGCGAGCCGTGGTTCGTGGCGGGCAAGGATATTCCGTCGAACACGCTCTACGTCGCACAGGGCCACGATCATTCGTGGCTGCTGAGCCATTCTCTGAGTGCCGGCAATACCAGTTGGGTGGCGGGCCATCCGCCGACCGAAGACTTCGCGTGCGGCGCGAAAACGCGCTACCGCCAGGCCGATGCCCCCTGCACATTCAGCACGACGGGCGAGGCAGACGGCCACTTCGCGCTGCATTTCGAGGACGCGCAGTGGGCTGTCACACCAGGGCAATCGGCTGTGCTCTACGATGGCGAAATCTGTCTTGGCGGTGGCATCATCGAACACGCAGCAACTGCACAGCCGGCCGTGCGGCAACCTCAAAGCGCTGCACTGCTGACCGCGCGGTAAGGGGCGCGCTCAGCGGCGCAGCAAGATAACAATCAGCGGTCAACCGCTCTCTGCAACGGAGTCCCCATGTTTTCTCGACGCTACCTGGCCATGTGGTGTGCAGTTGCCCTGCTCGTCGCGTGCGCGGCGCTGGCCGCGACACAACACCTGTCGTGGTTCTGGATCATCATTCCCGTGCTGCTGGTCGCGCTCGGCCTGTTCGATCTGACCCAGGAGCGCCACGCGATCCTGCGCAACTA
It encodes:
- a CDS encoding helix-turn-helix transcriptional regulator codes for the protein MTRRADRLFQIAELLRGRRLTTAQQLADWLHISPRTVYRDVRDLQLSGVPIEGEAGIGYRLNRSASLPPLTFTVDELAALAAGARMLETWGGASFAKGARGALAKIASTMPADKRATLDRLPIFAPSFHIKGEFAEKVDALHLAIDRNRIVSFAYRDRKGAQTERRVWPLGLFYWGARWTIGAWCELRGDFRNFDVEEIRELQVVEPFPDMEGRRLADFLRHVEVKQR
- a CDS encoding Re/Si-specific NAD(P)(+) transhydrogenase subunit alpha, with the protein product MHIGVPAETRAHETRVAATPETVKKYVSQGHRVTIQSGAGTGASFPDEAFSAVGAEIVDAATAFGADLVLKVQSPTEAELPHLKRGSVLVGMLDPFNADNAAKLATAGVTAFALEAAPRTTRAQSLDVLSSQANIAGYKAVLLAADLYPRFMPMLMTAAGTVKAARVLILGAGVAGLQAIATAKRLGAVIEASDVRPAVKEQIESLGAKFLDVPYETDEEREAAQGVGGYARPMPPSWLQRQSALVHERAKQADIVITTALIPGRPAPTLISVETVQAMKPGSVLIDLAAGRGPEYEGQRGGNCPLTVADKIVTRNGVQIVGFTNLASMVAADASSLYARNLLDFLKLIINKEGALNIDLADDIVAATLLARDGEVTRKA
- a CDS encoding NAD(P)(+) transhydrogenase (Re/Si-specific) subunit beta yields the protein MSLNVVTLLYLVASVCFIQALKGLSNPKTARIGNTFGMAGMAIAILTTIALILKQAAGLGSNLGLGLGLLFAALVVGGAIGAFVAARVEMTKMPELVAAMHSLIGLAAVCIAYAVVSEPSAFGLVDPDNPIPGFLPYGNRIELFIGTFVGAITFSGSVIAFGKLSGKYKFRLFQGAPVVYPGQHLINLMLAIGMIGFGVIFFLTQAWLPFIIMTLIAFALGVLIIIPIGGADMPVVVSMLNSYSGWAAAGIGFSLNNPMLIIAGSLVGSSGAILSYIMCHAMNRSFFNVLLGGFGAEAGAAAAGGAQEQRPVKSGSAEDASFMLGNAETVVIVPGYGLAVARAQHALKELTDKLTEKGIDVRYAIHPVAGRMPGHMNVLLAEAEVSYDMVYEMDDINSEFGQVDVVLVLGANDVVNPAAKNDPKSPIAGMPIIEAYKARTVIVNKRSMAAGYAGLDNDLFYMDKTMMVFGDAKKVIEDMVKSVE
- the mnmA gene encoding tRNA 2-thiouridine(34) synthase MnmA, which encodes MSKQKVVVGMSGGVDSSVTAWLLKEQGYDVVGLFMKNWEDDDDGEYCSTRQDWIDVVSVADLIGIDVEAVNFAAEYKDRVFAEFLREYSAGRTPNPDVLCNAEIKFKAFLDHAMTLGAETIATGHYARVREVEGRFELLKAFDHTKDQSYFLHRLNQAQLSKTMFPLGEIPKTKVREIAEQIGLPNAKKKDSTGICFIGERPFRDFLNRYLPTKPGPMKTTDGKVVGEHIGLAFYTFGQRKGIGLGGSKEGSGEPWFVAGKDIPSNTLYVAQGHDHSWLLSHSLSAGNTSWVAGHPPTEDFACGAKTRYRQADAPCTFSTTGEADGHFALHFEDAQWAVTPGQSAVLYDGEICLGGGIIEHAATAQPAVRQPQSAALLTAR
- a CDS encoding NUDIX hydrolase, which translates into the protein MNPETWAAHVTVAAIVERDGRFLLVEEHTDDGLRLNQPAGHLEAGETLVEAAVRETLEESAHPFTPEALVGVYMAHFGRPAAAGAAQDAGGGNTDGSATGATYLRFTYCGSAGAADPNRALDPDIVRTLWMSADELRACPERHRTPLVMRCIDDYLAGRRFPLDFVHTHSVGPTRSSKSGNP
- a CDS encoding NAD(P) transhydrogenase subunit alpha, which produces MEVINHTVINLIIFILAIYVGYHVVWNVTPALHTPLMAVTNAISAIVIVGAMLAAGLTVGGTGKFFGTLAVGLAAVNVFGGFLVTRRMLEMFKKKEPKKLPAAAKEKAQ